GGTGGTGTACATGGGCGTGGCGAAGCTGGAGGAGATTCGTCAGCAGTTGCTCGAAGGTGGGATGACCCCGGACATGCCCGTGGCGATGATCGAAAATGCTTCGCTGCCCCAGCAGCGCGAATGCCGCAGCGATCTGGAGCGGATGCATGAGGATGCGCAAGCGTTCGCCCTGAAGAGCCCGGCTATCCTGGTGATTGGTAGCGTTGCTGATGCTGCGCAGGCGGCTTGCCTGGCGACGGCGGCCAGTGCCTGAGGCAAATTCCAGGCGAAAAAAACCCGGCCTAAGCCGGGTTTTTTTGTAAAGCCAGGCTAATTACTTAGCGGTGGCTTCAACAGCTGCTTCTACGCGACGGTTAACAGCGCGGCCAGCTTCAGTTGCGTTGTCAGCAACTGGGCGGGACTCACCGTAACCAACGGAAGTGATGCGGCTAGGAGCTACGCCATCTTTAACCAGGACTTGCTTAACAGCGTCAGCACGACGCTGGGACAGCTTCTGGTTGTAAGCGTCTGGACCGACGGAGTCAGTGTGACCAGCAACTTCTACGTTGGTGTCTGGGTACTGAGCCATGAAGTCGGCCAGGTTTTTCACGTCGCCGTAGCTGTTAGGCTTAACAACCGACTTGTCGAAGTCGAACTTAACGTCCAGCTCAACACGAACAACCTGAGCAACCGGAGCTTCTGGCTCTGGAACTGGCTCTGGAGCTGGTGCTGGGGTAGGAGCTGGAGCAGCTGCGCCAGCGTTACCGCCGAAGTTCACGCCCAGGCCAACCAGTGCGGAGTAGTCCCACTTGCCGTTGTCCAGACCGTAGTCAGCTTCAACACCAGCACGTGCGTACAGGTTGTTGGTGAAGTAGTACTTCACGCCGGTACCGATGGTGGCGAAAGTGGTCTGGTCGCGACCGCTGTGGCCATCAGCCTTGACGTTGGTACGGCTCTGGTGGCCGAAACCGCCTTCAACGTATGGACGCAGGCTATCAACGCCAGCCTGACCGAAGTGGTACTGAGCAACGAGGCTGCCAGTGTCACCTTTGATCTTCTGGTTGCCAGTGCCGTCGTTCGAACGGGTGTGGTTGGTCTTGTCGTACGACAGATTCAACGACAGATCGTCGGTCAGGAAGTAACCAATGCGAGCGCCTGGGTTGAAGCCGTCTTCGATGTGCTTAACGCTATCGTTGTACTGCTTCTTGTAGAACAGCTCGCCTTCAACTGCGCCTTGGCCTTGTGCCAGAACGCCGAAAGAAGTAGCGGCAATAAGAGAACCAATGGCCAAGCCCAAGGTGTTTTTCAGTTTCATCCGTTAAATCCCCATCTGGTGATTGTAAAGCAGTCCCACAAACCGGGGGACAACTCGGCGACAAGTCTAACAGAACTTGCCTACACGTAAGAGATATTTGCTACGCACTAAGTTTCAGTCTCGCCCGCAAATTTCTCACGTAATTTATCAAGAGCACGTTTGTACCGCATTTTTGTAGCACTCAAGCCCATATGCATGATGTCAGCGATTTCCTGGAATTCCAGCTCTGCGACAAAGCGAAGCACCAGAATTTCCCGGTCAATCGGGTTCACATGCACCAACCAGCGATCAAGTCCGCCCTTCTCCTCGGGTGCCGGCGCCTTTTCTTCAGACGCCTCCTCAAGGGGGTCCAGACTCAATGCGTCCATCAAGCGACGCTTTCGCCGTTCCTTCCGATACTGCGTGATGCACTCGTTGTACGTGATGCTGTACAGCCAGGTCTTGAACTTCGATTTGCCCTCGAAGTTCTTCAGGCCATATAGCACCTTGAGCATCACTTCCTGACAGACATCGTCCGCGTCTCTATCGTTCCCCAAATACCTTGAACAAACGTTGAACAGAGTGCGTTGATACCTGCGCATCAATTCTTCGTACGCGCGTGTTACGTGAAACAGCTCCGTGTGCGAGCGCGCGACCAACTCCTCATCAGAGAGCTCACGGGGGTCATAGCGCGTGGACAGCGTTTGGGCTTTATTCAAAACAAGTCGTGCCGGCAGTCAGGTCAATGTCCGTTGCAACCCGGTCACCCGGGTTTGCGGCGGCGTACATTAGCAGGGTTTGCCGGATTAGCGGCTACTGACCTGCTGCTCCAGGAGAATCCGGTTGGACAGCGAAACCAGTTCTCCGTCATCGGTCAGCACTGTCGTCTTGACCGTGCCGATCTCCTCGATCTGCCCTTCAACCTCGCCCACACGCACTTGTTGCCCAACCTGATATAGCTCACGCACATAGATTCCCGCAAGAATCTGACCGGCAATTTCCCGGCTTCCCAAACCCATGGCCAGTGCAACGGCCAGACCAACGGTAATCAAAACAATCACAATGACGTGGTTCAGCAGGTCAGTCTTGACCTCCAACTGGCTGATCGCGACGGAAATACTGATGATGATCACCAGCCCCTGTGCGATTCGCCCCAAGCCTGCCGCGTAGTCCAACCCCACGCCTTCAGCGGCCCCGCGCACCAGCCCATTGGCCAATTGCGCGAGTAAAACACCTACCAGCAACACCAGCGCGCCGCCGAAAACTTTCGGCAAATACAGTGCCAGCATGTCGAGCGTAGCTGAAACTCGCTCAAGTCCAAGGGATTGCGCTGCAGAAACCAGAAAAATAAGTAGAACAAACCAGTAGACGATCTTGCCGATCAAGGTAGAAATCGGCACCTGCAGCCCGGCGCGACCCAGCAATTTGGTCAAACCGGTGCCGGCCATCAGGCGATCCAGCCCGAGTTTGGCGAGCAGCTTGGACAACAGGGTGTCGAGCAACTTGGCCACGACAAAGCCCAGCAACACCAGGACCAGGGCACCAAACAGGTTGGGAATGAAATTCGCAACCTTGGTCCACAATGCGGTCATCGCAGTGACCAGGCTCTGGGTCCAGAGATCAAGTTCCATATTCAATCAGCCTTATCAGCAGTGCGAGCAAGAGGTTTACGGCGGGAAACCGGTGACACATGGGCCGAACCGTTGTTCAGGGCCATCATCAATGCCGGCAACCAACGCCCGAGCAGACCGAACAGATCACCCGCACCGACCTGACGGTTGGCGGTTTTCAATACGCGACCCAGGCAAGCATCGTCATCACGGTTGGATGGCGAAGCATTGAGCATGTCACGCAAAGACTGTTCGAACGGATCGTGCATAGAGACCTCTCGCAAGTGAATTAAAAGACGAGGGTAAAATTCATCGGGTCACATCGACCCTTTCCTACGTTCAGGTCATATTCAGCTCAAACCCATCGTAATCGTCGAAATAGCCACCATTGTCCCAGGGCCACCGAGACCATCAACAGGCACGCAATCATGAATCCGTAGGGGCTCTCGGAGAACGGAATGCCACCCACATTTATACCGAGCAAACCGGTGAGAAAACTCATCGGCAAGAAGATCCCGGTGATGATCCCGAAGCGATACATGGTGCGGTTCATGCGCAGGCTCAAGCGCCGGTCTTCGGCCTCAAGCACAAGCCCCACGCGCTCTCTGGCCAGTTCCAGCTCTTCCAGGTAACGGGTCAGACTGTTGTGCAACTCGTTCCAATAGTCAGCATCGTCATCGCAGAACCATGCCAATTTTATTCGCGTCAGCTGGGCAAAAATATCCCGCTGTGGTGCCAAAAACCGCTTGAGCCCGGCCGCGCGCCGACGGATCTGCAAAACGCTGCCGTGCTCCGGGGTATACCGTTCGTCGGCATCGAGTTTTTCTTCCTCGGAATCGACGATTTCTGACAACCCTGTCACCAGATCCTGCACTTTGTTGGTCAGGTACTGAGCCATATAAAGGATGAGTTCAGACGCCGTTTTGGGGCCTTTGCCGTCCGCCAGTTGCACCAATAGCTCATCGGTGGCGCGCAACGGGCGCAAACGCAGGGAGATCACACGATTGGCGGCGGCGAAGATACGCACCGAAACCATGTCCTCCGGCTCTGCCCCGGGGTTGAGATTGATCCCGCGCAGAAACAACAGCAATTCGGCGTCGGGCAACGGCAACAACCGTGGGCGGGTGTTCTCCTCCAGCAGCAGGTCGCAGGCAAATTCGCTCAGGCCACTGGATTTGCGCAGCCAGGTCTGGGTCTGGGGATGGCTGCGATCCCAATGCAGCCACAGGCTTTCCTGGGGTTGCAACTGCAGATCGTCGAGCTCAGTCCGGGCAATCGAACGCGCACCGCCTTTACCATCCAGCACCAGGGCATGCACCAGCCCCCATTGCGCGTTCTCTTCCTCGAACATCCAGACTCCTTGGGTTTATTCAGGCATTTTCAGCGGGCTGGGCGACACGATCACGCCGTTATTGTCGGCGTAGATGTACTCACCCGGACGGAACGTCACACCCGCGAATGTCACGACGACGTTCAGGTCACCGAGGCCCCGCTTGTCGGTTTTCATCGGGTGGGAGGCCAGGGCCTGCACACCCAAGTCGGTCTGGGCGAGAACATCCACATCCCGGACGCAACCATAGATCACCAACCCTTCCCAGCCATTTTTCGCAGCTTTATCGGCAATCAGATCGCCCAGCAACGCGCGGCGCAGTGAGCCTCCGCCGTCAACGACCATCACTTTGCCGGCGCCCGGCTGGTCAGCCTGTTCCTTTACCAGGGAATTATCTTCGAAGCATTTGATGGTGACGATCTCACCCCCAAAAGAATCTCGGCCACCGAAGTTGCTGAACATCGGCTCCACTACCTGCACCAGTTCCGGGTAGGCGTCACACAGGTCGGGGGTCACGTAATGGTTCATCGAGAAGCTCCTGTCGTCAAAGAAGAGATCGAACATCCACGGTGTACATCAGAAAAACGCGCCGCGACAGGCATTCTTTAAGTGCCTGCCAGTGGTGGGCCGCCATGATCGGACCCGCATCAGCGCAACGCAATACACGTTGCGCGACTGAATATGACCAGAAGCGCCCAGCGCGTCATATCTTAGCCGCAACCACTCAAGAGTGAAACGCCCTTGGTAGAGCGTTTGCTCAAACTGCTGCGGCTACTTGGGGCCGAGTCCCGAATAATGGTGTCAGTGGGTCGTTCAACCACCGTTCCACCAGTGGCCATACTTCGGCCTGCGCAGCTTTGCTGACCAGCATCTGCACATGCCCGAAGTCCTCGCTGAAACCCTGCTCGCGCCCCAGGCACAGATACTGGCGATGCTCGCTGCCGACCTGCTCGAAGAGTTTGCGACACGCCCAGTCCGGGTCTTGCCGATCGCCCGCCGCACTGACCGCGAGCAACGGCACATCGATCTGCGCCAAGCCTTTCCACCAGTCACATTCGGCATCGCCGAAGCGGCCGAACAGGCCATTCCAGCGCATCGCTTCGATCATCACTCCCGCCGGCTCATCCTCGGGGCCGCGCTTGAAGCGTGGGCCAGACACATGGGCAAGGCGCTTGAGGATCAACCGAGTACCCCACTCCAGCGGTGGAATTTTCAACGGCCAATGGGTGCGGCTGACCTGACAGCCAAACAATGCCACCGAAGCCACCTCAGGCGCCCCCAAGTGTTGCCCGCCCAGGGCCGCAGCCAAGGTCGTGGCACCGAGGGAGTGCCCGATCCAGTGCGGGACCTGCCCGCTTTGCTCACGCACAAAGGCACCCACGGCCGGCAAATCGTAGCAGGCGTAATCGGCGACGCGGTTTCTGGCGTATTCATGGTTGCGCTTGGACAGCCCATGGCCGCGCATTTCCGGGATCCACACATCAAAACCCCGGCGCGCCAGGTACGCGCCCAGGCCGATCCCCTTGGGCGAGTACCAGAAGCGCCGATTGGAAAAGCTGCCATGCAACAAAATAATCGGCGTGCCCCGGTTTTCAGGGACATCGGCCAGGCCCAAACGGGTGACCGCCAGCTCGACGGTGCCATCAGGGCTATTGCCGGGTTTGAGCCGGTAGACGTCTTCACTCAGGTCGCCACGACGTTCAGCGCTGATCAAGGCGACGGGAAACAGGTTGCTGCTGCTTTGCATAATGCTCTTGCACAAAAAAGGGCGGCGTCCGCAAGGAGTTCCCGCCCAGTACAGATAAGAATGCCGGTCACCCTCACGAGTGACCGGCACTTTTGACGTTGCGACTTTAAGCGGACGCTTGGCCTTCCGCCAGGAAGAACCAGGTTTCCAGCACAGAGTCCGGGTTCAGCGAGACGCTTTCGATGCCCTGCTCCATCAGCCATTTGGCCAGGTCAGGGTGGTCGGAAGGGCCTTGGCCGCAGATACCGATGTACTTGCCGGCCTTGTTACACGCCTGGATGGCATTGGCCAGCAGCTTTTTGACCGCAGGGTTACGCTCGTCGAACAGGTGAGCGATGATCCCGGAGTCGCGGTCCAGGCCCAGGGTCAGCTGGGTCAGGTCGTTGGAGCCGATGGAGAAACCGTCGAAGAACTCCAGGAATTCTTCGGCCAGGATGGCGTTGGACGGCAATTCGCACATCATGATCACGCGCAGGCCGTTCTCGCCACGGGTCAAGCCGTTTTCGGCCAGCAGGTCGACCACTTGGCTCGCTTCGCCCAGGGTGCGTACGAACGGCACCATGATCTCGACGTTGGTCAGGCCCATCTCGTTGCGCACGCGCTTGAGGGCACGGCACTCAAGCTCGAAGCAGTCGCGGAACGCTTCGCTGATGTAACGCGAGGCGCCACGGAAGCCCAGCATCGGGTTTTCTTCTTCCGGCTCGTAGAGCTTGCCGCCGATCAGGTTGGCGTATTCGTTGGACTTGAAGTCCGACAGGCGCACGATGACCTTTTTCGGGTAGAACGCCGCCGCCAGCGTACTGATGCCTTCCACCAGCTTCTCGACATAGAAGCCCACCGGGTCGTTGTAGCCGGCGATGCGCTTGTCGACGCTTTCCTTGATATCCAGCGGCAGGCCGTCATAGTTCAACAAGGCCTTTGGGTGCACGCCGATCATGCGATTGATGATGAACTCCAGGCGGGCCAGGCCCACCCCGGCGTTCGGCAACTGCGCGAAATCGAAGGCGCGGTCCGGGTTGCCGACGTTCATCATGATCTTGAACGGCAGGTCCGGCATGGCGTCGATAGAGTTTTGCTTGATGTCGAAGCCCAGCTCACCTTCGAAGATGAAACCGGTGTCGCCTTCGGCGCAGGACACGGTGACACCCTGGCCCTCCTTGAGCAGTTGGGTGGCGTTGCCGCAGCCGACTACCGCCGGGATCCCCAGTTCACGGGCGATGATCGCCGCGTGGCAAGTACGCCCGCCTCGGTTGGTGACAATGGCGCTGGCGCGCTTCATCACCGGCTCCCAGTCCGGGTCGGTCATGTCGGAAACCAGCACGTCGCCGGGCTGGACTTTGTCCATTTCCGACACGTCCTTGATGATCCGCACCTTGCCAGCACCGATGCGCTGGCCAATGGCACGGCCTTCCACCAGTACGGTGCCGGTTTCCTTGAGCAGGTAACGCTCCATGACATTGGCCGAAGTGCGGCTCTTCACGGTTTCCGGACGCGCTTGCACGATATATAGCTTGCCGTCGTCACCGTCCTTGGCCCACTCGATGTCCATCGGGCACTTGTAGTGCTTCTCGATGATCATCGCCTGTTTGGCCAGCTCGCTGACTTCTGCATCGGTCAGGCAGAAGCGCGCGCGCTCGGCCTTGTCGACGTCAACGGTTTTCACCGAGCGACCGGCCTTGGCCTCGTCGCCGTAGATCATCTTGATCGCCTTGCTGCCCAGGTTGCGGCGCAGGATGGCCGGGCGGCCGGCCTCAAGAGTATGTTTGTGCACGTAGAATTCGTCAGGGTTGACCGCGCCTTGTACGACGGTTTCGCCCAGGCCGTAGGCACCGGTAATGAATACCACATCACGGAAGCCCGACTCAGTGTCCAGGGTGAACATCACGCCGGCAGTGCCGGTTTCCGAACGCACCATGCGCTGCACACCGGCAGACAAGGCCACCAGCTTGTGGTCGAAGCCCTGGTGTACACGGTAGGAAATAGCGCGGTCGTTGAACAGCGAGGCGAATACTTCCTTGGCCGCGCGAATGACGTTTTCCACGCCACGGATATTCAGGAAGGTTTCCTGCTGACCGGCAAAGGAGGCGTCCGGCAAGTCTTCGGCGGTGGCCGAGGAGCGTACGGCGACGGCCATGTCCGGGTTGCCGGCGGACAGGGTGGCGAAGGCGGTGCGAATTTCTTCGTTGAGCTTCTCGGGGAACTCGGCTTCCATGATCCACTGACGGATCTGGGCGCCGGTCTTGGCCAGGGCGTTGACGTCGTCGACGTCCAGGGCATCCAGCGCGGCGTGGATCTGGGCGTTGAGGCCGCTCAGCTCGAGGAAGTCGCGGTAAGCCTGGGCCGTGGTGGCGAAACCACCGGGCACCGAGACACCAGCGCCTGCAAGATTACTGATCATCTCGCCGAGGGATGCGTTCTTGCCCCCCACATGCTCTACATCATGGACGCCGAGCTTATCGAGGGAAACTACGTACTCTACCAAGGTGATCTCTCCACTTTCTGTGTTGGAAAAGCTCAGGACGCGGGTTGCTCAGTAGGAGCTAACGCCAGCGCTTGTGGCCTGGACCTGGAAAATAAGTGAGAATGCGGCCCACTGCGGGACGGCAAAATCGCGCCTATCATATCCA
This genomic stretch from Pseudomonas synxantha BG33R harbors:
- a CDS encoding mechanosensitive ion channel family protein: MELDLWTQSLVTAMTALWTKVANFIPNLFGALVLVLLGFVVAKLLDTLLSKLLAKLGLDRLMAGTGLTKLLGRAGLQVPISTLIGKIVYWFVLLIFLVSAAQSLGLERVSATLDMLALYLPKVFGGALVLLVGVLLAQLANGLVRGAAEGVGLDYAAGLGRIAQGLVIIISISVAISQLEVKTDLLNHVIVIVLITVGLAVALAMGLGSREIAGQILAGIYVRELYQVGQQVRVGEVEGQIEEIGTVKTTVLTDDGELVSLSNRILLEQQVSSR
- a CDS encoding OmpA family protein, giving the protein MKLKNTLGLAIGSLIAATSFGVLAQGQGAVEGELFYKKQYNDSVKHIEDGFNPGARIGYFLTDDLSLNLSYDKTNHTRSNDGTGNQKIKGDTGSLVAQYHFGQAGVDSLRPYVEGGFGHQSRTNVKADGHSGRDQTTFATIGTGVKYYFTNNLYARAGVEADYGLDNGKWDYSALVGLGVNFGGNAGAAAPAPTPAPAPEPVPEPEAPVAQVVRVELDVKFDFDKSVVKPNSYGDVKNLADFMAQYPDTNVEVAGHTDSVGPDAYNQKLSQRRADAVKQVLVKDGVAPSRITSVGYGESRPVADNATEAGRAVNRRVEAAVEATAK
- a CDS encoding zinc transporter ZntB encodes the protein MFEEENAQWGLVHALVLDGKGGARSIARTELDDLQLQPQESLWLHWDRSHPQTQTWLRKSSGLSEFACDLLLEENTRPRLLPLPDAELLLFLRGINLNPGAEPEDMVSVRIFAAANRVISLRLRPLRATDELLVQLADGKGPKTASELILYMAQYLTNKVQDLVTGLSEIVDSEEEKLDADERYTPEHGSVLQIRRRAAGLKRFLAPQRDIFAQLTRIKLAWFCDDDADYWNELHNSLTRYLEELELARERVGLVLEAEDRRLSLRMNRTMYRFGIITGIFLPMSFLTGLLGINVGGIPFSESPYGFMIACLLMVSVALGQWWLFRRLRWV
- the ppsA gene encoding phosphoenolpyruvate synthase, translating into MVEYVVSLDKLGVHDVEHVGGKNASLGEMISNLAGAGVSVPGGFATTAQAYRDFLELSGLNAQIHAALDALDVDDVNALAKTGAQIRQWIMEAEFPEKLNEEIRTAFATLSAGNPDMAVAVRSSATAEDLPDASFAGQQETFLNIRGVENVIRAAKEVFASLFNDRAISYRVHQGFDHKLVALSAGVQRMVRSETGTAGVMFTLDTESGFRDVVFITGAYGLGETVVQGAVNPDEFYVHKHTLEAGRPAILRRNLGSKAIKMIYGDEAKAGRSVKTVDVDKAERARFCLTDAEVSELAKQAMIIEKHYKCPMDIEWAKDGDDGKLYIVQARPETVKSRTSANVMERYLLKETGTVLVEGRAIGQRIGAGKVRIIKDVSEMDKVQPGDVLVSDMTDPDWEPVMKRASAIVTNRGGRTCHAAIIARELGIPAVVGCGNATQLLKEGQGVTVSCAEGDTGFIFEGELGFDIKQNSIDAMPDLPFKIMMNVGNPDRAFDFAQLPNAGVGLARLEFIINRMIGVHPKALLNYDGLPLDIKESVDKRIAGYNDPVGFYVEKLVEGISTLAAAFYPKKVIVRLSDFKSNEYANLIGGKLYEPEEENPMLGFRGASRYISEAFRDCFELECRALKRVRNEMGLTNVEIMVPFVRTLGEASQVVDLLAENGLTRGENGLRVIMMCELPSNAILAEEFLEFFDGFSIGSNDLTQLTLGLDRDSGIIAHLFDERNPAVKKLLANAIQACNKAGKYIGICGQGPSDHPDLAKWLMEQGIESVSLNPDSVLETWFFLAEGQASA
- the sigX gene encoding RNA polymerase sigma factor SigX is translated as MNKAQTLSTRYDPRELSDEELVARSHTELFHVTRAYEELMRRYQRTLFNVCSRYLGNDRDADDVCQEVMLKVLYGLKNFEGKSKFKTWLYSITYNECITQYRKERRKRRLMDALSLDPLEEASEEKAPAPEEKGGLDRWLVHVNPIDREILVLRFVAELEFQEIADIMHMGLSATKMRYKRALDKLREKFAGETET
- the rraA gene encoding ribonuclease E activity regulator RraA, with translation MNHYVTPDLCDAYPELVQVVEPMFSNFGGRDSFGGEIVTIKCFEDNSLVKEQADQPGAGKVMVVDGGGSLRRALLGDLIADKAAKNGWEGLVIYGCVRDVDVLAQTDLGVQALASHPMKTDKRGLGDLNVVVTFAGVTFRPGEYIYADNNGVIVSPSPLKMPE
- a CDS encoding alpha/beta fold hydrolase; the encoded protein is MQSSSNLFPVALISAERRGDLSEDVYRLKPGNSPDGTVELAVTRLGLADVPENRGTPIILLHGSFSNRRFWYSPKGIGLGAYLARRGFDVWIPEMRGHGLSKRNHEYARNRVADYACYDLPAVGAFVREQSGQVPHWIGHSLGATTLAAALGGQHLGAPEVASVALFGCQVSRTHWPLKIPPLEWGTRLILKRLAHVSGPRFKRGPEDEPAGVMIEAMRWNGLFGRFGDAECDWWKGLAQIDVPLLAVSAAGDRQDPDWACRKLFEQVGSEHRQYLCLGREQGFSEDFGHVQMLVSKAAQAEVWPLVERWLNDPLTPLFGTRPQVAAAV